From the Leucobacter denitrificans genome, one window contains:
- a CDS encoding SulP family inorganic anion transporter, translated as MNKSTTLPESGARYRPEPSVLTALKTPRLLTKEALAGLVVALALIPEAISFSIIAGVDPKVGLFSSFIMAITIAFVGGRPAMISAATGAVALVIAPVAREHGMDYFIATVMLAGVFQILLALFGVAKLMRFIPRSVMVGFVNALAILIFIAQFPHLIGVPWLVYPLVALGLLIMVFMPKITRVIPAPLVSILIVTAVVIVFAIQVPTVGEQGELPRSLPELFIPHVPLTWETLTIIAPYSLAMALVGLMESLMTAKLVDAITDTHSNKTRESWGQGVANIVSGLFGGMGGCAMIGQTMINVKVSGARTRISTFLAGVFLLILIVVLGDIVGIIPMAALVAVMIMVTIGTFDWHSIAPSTLKRLPKSETFVMVATVAVVVATNNLAIGVIVGVFVASVMFVRRVAHFVSVDRKLTTTQGVESAHYTVTGELFFASSNDLTTLFEYTRDPDRVVIDMTQSHIWDASSVAALDAIVTKYAQHDKSVELIGMNEYTSKFHTRLSGELGG; from the coding sequence ATGAACAAATCAACGACACTCCCCGAATCGGGCGCTCGCTACCGCCCCGAACCGTCGGTACTTACTGCACTCAAGACTCCGCGGCTCCTCACGAAAGAGGCGCTCGCCGGACTCGTGGTCGCGCTCGCGCTTATCCCCGAGGCGATCTCGTTCTCGATTATCGCCGGAGTCGATCCCAAGGTCGGGCTGTTCTCGTCGTTCATCATGGCAATCACCATCGCCTTTGTGGGCGGCCGCCCAGCGATGATCAGTGCAGCCACTGGCGCAGTGGCACTCGTGATCGCACCGGTTGCTCGAGAACACGGCATGGACTACTTTATCGCCACGGTCATGCTTGCTGGAGTGTTCCAGATTCTTCTCGCCCTGTTCGGTGTTGCAAAGCTCATGCGCTTCATCCCTCGCAGCGTCATGGTGGGCTTTGTAAATGCTCTCGCGATCCTCATCTTCATCGCGCAGTTCCCCCACCTCATCGGTGTGCCGTGGCTCGTGTATCCACTGGTGGCTCTCGGGTTGCTCATCATGGTGTTCATGCCGAAGATCACCCGGGTCATTCCGGCACCGCTGGTGTCAATCCTCATCGTCACCGCTGTCGTGATCGTGTTCGCGATCCAGGTTCCGACCGTTGGAGAGCAGGGTGAACTCCCCCGCAGCCTCCCCGAACTCTTCATTCCGCATGTGCCCTTGACCTGGGAAACGCTCACCATCATCGCACCGTATTCCCTGGCGATGGCGCTCGTTGGCCTCATGGAATCGCTCATGACAGCGAAGCTCGTCGATGCCATCACCGACACCCATTCGAACAAGACTCGCGAGTCCTGGGGTCAGGGCGTCGCCAACATCGTTTCCGGCCTGTTCGGCGGTATGGGCGGCTGCGCGATGATCGGCCAGACGATGATTAATGTGAAGGTATCGGGTGCCCGCACCCGCATCTCAACGTTCCTCGCAGGCGTATTCCTTCTCATCCTCATCGTGGTGCTCGGCGATATTGTCGGCATCATCCCGATGGCCGCACTTGTTGCCGTCATGATCATGGTCACCATCGGCACCTTTGATTGGCACTCCATTGCGCCGTCGACGCTGAAGCGCCTCCCCAAGAGCGAGACGTTCGTCATGGTTGCGACCGTGGCAGTTGTCGTGGCGACGAATAATCTCGCCATCGGCGTGATCGTTGGCGTGTTTGTCGCGTCGGTGATGTTCGTGCGGCGGGTCGCTCACTTCGTCTCAGTGGATCGAAAACTCACCACCACCCAGGGCGTCGAGTCGGCCCACTACACCGTGACCGGCGAGCTCTTTTTCGCTTCGAGCAACGACCTCACAACCCTGTTCGAGTACACGCGCGACCCCGACCGCGTGGTCATAGACATGACCCAGTCCCACATCTGGGATGCATCGTCGGTTGCGGCCCTCGACGCGATTGTGACGAAGTATGCGCAACACGACAAGTCGGTCGAGCTCATCGGCATGAACGAGTACACCTCAAAGTTCCACACGAGGCTTTCGGGAGAACTCGGCGGCTAA
- the aqpZ gene encoding aquaporin Z, which produces MSDTLTQPTTGSRLAAEVVGTFILVLGGVGTAVFAAGFVGDPSSPVNVGFLGVALAFGLTIVVGVYAFGPISGGHFNPAVTLGLAAAGRFAWKDVAGYVIAQIVGGAIASSLIFAVAMGQPGGYDGTLGANGYGDASPGGYSLLSVGLIEVVLTAVFLFVIIGATSDRAPAGFAGIAIGLTLTLIHLISIPISNTSVNPARSIASAIYGGSEALIQLWAFLVFPALGGLLAGWLFKPLFEATRRVPSA; this is translated from the coding sequence ATGTCTGACACCCTGACCCAGCCAACCACGGGCTCACGCCTGGCCGCCGAAGTCGTTGGAACATTCATACTTGTGCTTGGCGGAGTCGGCACCGCCGTATTCGCCGCAGGATTCGTGGGTGATCCAAGCAGCCCGGTCAACGTTGGCTTTCTTGGCGTCGCACTAGCTTTCGGGCTTACCATCGTAGTCGGCGTCTATGCGTTCGGCCCTATATCGGGCGGCCACTTCAACCCCGCCGTCACCTTGGGCCTCGCCGCCGCTGGACGCTTCGCCTGGAAGGATGTCGCGGGATACGTCATTGCCCAGATAGTCGGTGGCGCAATCGCTTCCTCGCTCATATTCGCGGTCGCAATGGGGCAACCGGGCGGTTACGACGGAACGCTTGGAGCCAACGGCTATGGAGATGCTTCTCCTGGCGGGTACAGCCTGCTCTCCGTAGGCCTCATAGAGGTCGTTCTCACTGCGGTGTTCCTCTTCGTCATCATCGGCGCAACGTCAGACCGTGCTCCCGCCGGGTTCGCAGGCATTGCGATCGGCCTCACACTGACACTTATCCACCTGATCTCAATCCCAATATCAAACACATCGGTGAACCCGGCGCGCTCTATTGCGAGCGCAATTTACGGTGGATCCGAAGCCCTCATACAGCTCTGGGCATTCCTCGTGTTCCCAGCTCTCGGCGGCCTGCTTGCGGGATGGCTATTCAAACCACTCTTCGAGGCTACGCGACGCGTACCAAGTGCCTAG
- a CDS encoding helix-turn-helix transcriptional regulator translates to MASLRQNAFAALALSGIVELAPARRIDGVIEEIGRQLTELVTDDQTVFFLDDWDDLDEASWGVIEYVRRTTGVPIVISRLQGLRARHTPTGLHASTLEPTYVIDMLPLRFDDLDAAVSSYLGGPIEPGTSRRIYAKTGGNVGLALSLVDAMSRDGALVQIDGNAWTAAGELWSPALRAVMEMHLESLEPVARDALETIAMIGPADVETVRNLVDWTTLEVLEERAMIAFAQGARSNLVSVVPPLFNSYFRHDPLSARRIRLTERINDVLGTTSRNFDIDSTWDTPDAGAEQKDALFAGMLRENSKTLQLVASYEWEKTPTVSSANSYLEVLSQIGLEATCPTIERIFTETDWEAGDLASRAEFCARQAEWLAYRMSEVDQAVELLETRAPELKEYGRMLDAKRISILADCRAVPEGFEAALEVTEDLPQNIQIVLLETQLQVLTIGCRLKDATRVYRELKRLDPEGIRVTARALYGMAQLAQGHYKSGLRDLSNGLDEARGSLDLPAFRLFAGAVAYAHLHSGDMQELGSLVDVALSTGELSPLPPGSRIAILVGASVLATSKGQIALCQKYAEMARSEGEENGPLPGQQIAWIDAQIEILNGNAQAGAETLWKASQSLKERGAIYAAQLGMLASVEISMNKDRLAETLRLLEEFPDATVLGAQGRYLAALEARDPEGVFQAGKILERHARNGVALAAYGRAAEWFGEKDAIPARMKALKEERRLRTSAGSRVFNTTRFGTMRTFLSKREREVAALAAKGLSNQDIATHLVLSVRTVESHMHRIMRKFGVSTRDALNAKLVGNTQGLS, encoded by the coding sequence GTGGCTTCCTTGCGACAGAACGCATTCGCCGCTCTTGCGCTCTCAGGCATCGTTGAGCTGGCGCCCGCCCGCCGCATCGATGGGGTCATCGAAGAAATCGGGCGACAACTCACTGAGTTGGTTACTGATGACCAGACGGTCTTCTTTCTCGACGACTGGGATGACTTGGACGAGGCTTCCTGGGGTGTCATTGAGTACGTGCGACGTACCACCGGTGTACCAATCGTGATTTCGCGGCTCCAAGGGCTACGTGCACGCCATACGCCGACAGGTCTGCACGCATCTACGTTGGAGCCAACGTATGTTATCGATATGCTCCCGCTTCGGTTTGACGACCTAGACGCTGCGGTAAGCAGTTATCTCGGCGGTCCAATAGAACCCGGAACGTCGAGGCGCATCTATGCAAAGACGGGTGGAAATGTGGGTCTCGCGCTCTCGCTCGTCGACGCAATGAGCCGTGATGGCGCGCTGGTTCAAATCGACGGAAATGCGTGGACGGCCGCTGGCGAGTTATGGAGTCCAGCATTGCGCGCTGTCATGGAGATGCACCTGGAAAGTCTCGAGCCAGTGGCCCGAGACGCCCTCGAAACGATCGCTATGATCGGCCCTGCTGACGTTGAAACCGTGAGGAATCTCGTTGACTGGACCACGCTCGAAGTTCTCGAGGAACGGGCGATGATTGCGTTTGCGCAGGGCGCACGGAGCAATTTGGTTTCTGTTGTACCGCCGCTGTTCAATAGTTACTTTCGTCACGATCCACTTTCAGCGCGACGTATTCGACTCACCGAGCGGATCAATGATGTGCTTGGAACAACATCGAGAAACTTCGACATTGACTCGACTTGGGATACGCCAGACGCGGGTGCGGAACAGAAGGATGCACTGTTCGCGGGCATGCTTCGAGAGAACTCGAAAACACTCCAGTTGGTCGCGTCATATGAGTGGGAGAAGACCCCAACCGTGAGTTCGGCGAACAGTTACCTTGAGGTGCTCTCCCAAATTGGGCTCGAGGCAACGTGCCCGACGATCGAACGCATTTTTACTGAGACAGATTGGGAAGCAGGAGACCTCGCCTCTCGCGCAGAATTCTGTGCGCGCCAGGCGGAGTGGCTCGCCTACAGGATGTCTGAAGTGGACCAGGCTGTTGAACTGCTGGAAACTCGCGCTCCAGAACTCAAGGAGTATGGCCGCATGCTCGACGCGAAGCGAATCAGTATTTTGGCCGATTGCAGAGCTGTGCCTGAGGGGTTTGAAGCTGCCCTTGAAGTCACAGAGGACCTGCCTCAGAACATACAAATTGTGCTTCTCGAAACTCAACTGCAGGTGCTCACGATTGGGTGCCGCTTGAAAGATGCTACGCGGGTTTATCGAGAACTTAAGCGCCTTGACCCCGAAGGCATTAGGGTCACGGCGCGGGCTCTCTATGGCATGGCTCAGCTGGCGCAAGGGCACTACAAGTCAGGCTTGCGGGATCTCAGCAATGGTCTCGACGAAGCCCGGGGATCGCTTGATCTCCCTGCGTTCCGACTGTTCGCAGGTGCGGTCGCGTATGCACATTTGCACAGTGGGGATATGCAGGAGCTCGGCAGCCTTGTCGACGTAGCGCTATCAACGGGCGAGCTTTCGCCGCTTCCTCCCGGAAGCCGTATAGCAATCCTCGTTGGTGCTTCTGTTCTGGCGACCAGCAAAGGTCAAATTGCACTGTGTCAGAAATACGCCGAGATGGCGCGGTCAGAGGGTGAGGAGAATGGCCCCCTACCCGGACAGCAAATCGCTTGGATCGACGCGCAAATTGAGATTCTCAACGGGAATGCGCAGGCTGGCGCTGAAACGCTATGGAAGGCGTCCCAGTCGCTAAAAGAAAGAGGTGCGATCTATGCCGCACAGCTTGGAATGCTCGCGAGCGTCGAGATTTCGATGAACAAGGATCGATTGGCGGAAACGCTTCGACTCCTTGAGGAATTTCCCGACGCGACGGTGCTCGGCGCCCAGGGGCGTTATCTTGCGGCCCTCGAGGCTCGAGATCCGGAAGGTGTTTTCCAAGCGGGGAAAATACTCGAGCGACATGCGCGAAATGGTGTCGCGCTCGCCGCCTATGGGCGCGCGGCGGAATGGTTCGGCGAGAAAGATGCGATTCCTGCGCGAATGAAAGCCTTGAAAGAGGAACGGCGCCTGCGAACTTCGGCGGGCAGCAGAGTATTCAACACCACGCGATTTGGCACGATGCGCACATTCCTCTCGAAGCGAGAACGCGAAGTCGCTGCGCTCGCCGCGAAGGGTTTGAGTAATCAAGACATTGCAACCCACTTGGTATTGAGTGTTCGCACTGTGGAGAGCCATATGCATCGCATTATGCGAAAGTTCGGAGTCTCAACCCGAGATGCTCTCAACGCGAAGCTTGTCGGGAATACCCAGGGATTGAGTTAG
- a CDS encoding class C sortase: MQVGLSLLLYPSAAAWVSQYNQSNIVFDQVEANAEAARNKLKVGLSEARKYNELLQSGAIYSGGANVAEGTGIAISEAGESFDYWKLLKASPTGTMARLLVPSIDLDLPVYHGTSDETLLKGVGHLQGTSLPVGGAGTRSVLTGHRGLANSTMFTNLDKVEKGDSIIIEVLGEVLTYRVMKIEVVDPDATEEIRAEAHRDLVTLVTCTPLGINTHRILITGERVTPTPAEDVTMANTRPQVPGFPWWAVYYTVGTAAVWVTFWRAGYRNGQRGRRRARQ, translated from the coding sequence GTGCAAGTCGGACTCTCGCTACTTCTCTACCCATCCGCGGCTGCCTGGGTGTCGCAGTACAACCAGTCGAACATCGTGTTCGATCAAGTTGAAGCTAACGCCGAGGCAGCTCGAAACAAATTGAAAGTCGGTCTCTCTGAGGCACGCAAATATAATGAACTTCTGCAATCTGGCGCAATCTACTCAGGTGGCGCGAATGTCGCAGAGGGAACCGGAATTGCTATTTCCGAAGCAGGCGAATCTTTCGACTATTGGAAACTCCTCAAAGCAAGTCCGACTGGAACCATGGCGCGCCTCTTGGTGCCATCAATCGATCTAGATCTGCCTGTCTACCACGGCACGAGCGACGAGACCTTGCTCAAAGGCGTTGGCCATCTGCAGGGTACTTCACTTCCGGTCGGAGGAGCTGGCACTCGTTCTGTGCTCACAGGGCATCGTGGCCTTGCGAACTCGACCATGTTCACCAACCTCGACAAAGTCGAAAAGGGCGACTCGATAATTATCGAGGTTCTTGGTGAAGTGCTGACCTACCGAGTAATGAAGATCGAGGTCGTCGACCCCGACGCGACCGAAGAAATTCGCGCCGAAGCGCATAGAGATCTCGTCACGCTGGTCACCTGCACGCCACTTGGCATAAACACGCATCGCATACTTATCACTGGTGAGCGGGTGACTCCAACCCCCGCAGAAGATGTCACAATGGCGAATACTCGCCCGCAGGTGCCTGGATTTCCCTGGTGGGCTGTCTATTACACCGTCGGCACTGCAGCCGTCTGGGTTACTTTCTGGCGCGCCGGCTATCGCAACGGGCAACGCGGACGGCGGCGCGCACGACAATAA
- a CDS encoding SpaH/EbpB family LPXTG-anchored major pilin, producing MIKNTHTSSRRRVARFGAAALAAGVLATVATPAFAAPGDGTPGSITVYKLEQPSTSFGPNDGTALDTTGATPLVAGFTACSVDGIDLTKSADWQRLTDLSVALGVDNTPVVMEGATQLTLTCGSEQTTSGTTGETQFSDLASDLAYVVYESTPAANAVSVAQPSLITLPYPGTSGTQWNYNPVIYPKNIVAGSGSTKTADMVGDQVTFTVTVPVMPLSNGENYSEFRINDKLNDAIIFESATVALHDSSGAEVTLDGGDYTLTPAAASTVGGEEVVLSLTASGLAKLDANIGGKIVLTIDGQADGTASTENEAVITVNNKSTDPGTGPQVVDPETFVSKSWIYKVANWKDENQANSPLAGAQFDVYTAAADAVDCPAEPDANETRVFAGLESDANGFVSETTLVEGNYCVYESVTPLGFKPLNGGMLLNVADADSPYVTIVNNQVGATEGDLPSLPITGGSGTVLMMAAGASLLALSAGIFLVARRRREEQPQEA from the coding sequence ATGATCAAGAACACGCACACATCGTCGAGGCGACGAGTCGCCCGCTTCGGTGCTGCCGCGCTTGCGGCAGGCGTACTTGCCACAGTGGCAACTCCTGCCTTTGCGGCACCGGGAGACGGGACCCCCGGCTCGATTACGGTCTACAAGCTAGAGCAGCCTTCGACGTCGTTCGGCCCGAACGACGGCACCGCGCTCGATACCACTGGTGCAACGCCACTGGTAGCTGGCTTCACAGCCTGCTCGGTTGACGGAATCGACCTCACCAAGTCGGCAGATTGGCAGCGACTCACTGACCTGAGTGTTGCGCTCGGCGTAGACAACACGCCAGTAGTCATGGAGGGGGCGACTCAGCTCACGCTCACCTGTGGCAGTGAACAAACCACGAGCGGAACCACTGGTGAAACTCAGTTCTCGGACCTGGCTTCGGATCTCGCATACGTTGTTTACGAATCGACCCCAGCGGCCAACGCGGTGTCGGTCGCGCAGCCATCGCTGATTACGCTGCCGTATCCCGGTACTTCTGGTACTCAGTGGAACTACAACCCAGTGATCTACCCGAAGAATATCGTTGCTGGATCCGGTTCAACGAAAACTGCGGACATGGTTGGTGATCAGGTCACCTTTACCGTCACCGTCCCAGTGATGCCTCTTTCCAACGGGGAGAACTACTCAGAGTTTCGCATCAACGACAAGCTGAACGATGCGATTATCTTTGAGAGCGCAACCGTGGCGTTGCATGATTCGAGTGGGGCAGAAGTCACACTTGATGGCGGTGACTACACGTTGACACCTGCAGCTGCCTCGACTGTGGGCGGGGAAGAAGTAGTCCTCTCGTTGACGGCGAGCGGACTCGCAAAGCTCGACGCAAACATCGGCGGAAAGATTGTGCTCACCATTGACGGTCAGGCAGATGGCACGGCCTCAACCGAGAATGAGGCAGTAATCACTGTCAACAACAAGAGCACTGATCCGGGCACAGGTCCCCAGGTCGTTGATCCGGAAACATTTGTTTCGAAGTCGTGGATCTACAAAGTGGCGAACTGGAAAGATGAAAATCAGGCGAACTCACCTCTCGCTGGAGCACAGTTTGACGTCTATACCGCGGCCGCTGACGCCGTAGATTGTCCTGCTGAACCAGATGCGAATGAGACTCGCGTGTTCGCGGGTCTCGAATCGGACGCCAACGGCTTCGTATCGGAAACCACCCTGGTTGAAGGCAACTACTGCGTTTACGAGTCGGTCACTCCGCTCGGCTTCAAGCCGCTGAACGGCGGAATGCTCCTGAACGTTGCCGATGCGGATTCACCGTACGTGACAATCGTGAATAATCAGGTTGGCGCGACTGAGGGCGACCTGCCTTCGCTCCCAATCACCGGTGGGTCGGGAACCGTCTTGATGATGGCAGCCGGTGCATCCCTCCTCGCACTCAGCGCTGGAATCTTCCTGGTGGCCCGCCGCCGTCGCGAAGAGCAGCCGCAGGAAGCATAG
- a CDS encoding Ig-like domain-containing protein: protein MKLSARIFGRKRKHGVAARGRMFGAAAIVATMLGGSIGAATTVGPQNVTAAHAATAEAAPEVFKFIAFNDKIDTAVDEFRTSFVLKVPRGYVNPTTGQLTAVDGDYLRLGYDFAGKHGNPVNLYYLNTMDGGAGADRWSRNQDQYFTIHKVISSGKNDFLVISAVGDMNLIDSVPNIVDPGQMNWYLSYSADTNNWFSSALTKFPVDYWNYGGFIQGVNATQGPVVQVQYDDRHSLWSQRQANWAAVLDFGLNGFSPGVLPANSIGVELVNNAFNSVDSGPENSVSDSFWFAWVHEDGSLVTAINTAPIHVSGVTPSRGPYTASNSNVVKNVVPATPGAPTLAYTEEAAAQGLTERVGTDGSVDFTDAGGTGYYRLIVWPEAHSPLNITNAEAESKAPAAQYTAGDLFAPDGEMVEAARALGWTAGTAVYKYEIHAPDAPVIEVPAVGSSTNNNGSIVLSGTGSPGHSITLKFGAASTITDVHSSSLNVIADGDHDCESATCEVMVDESGRWTYTFVPETPLIDGPYSVVALQTEHASGFSITSDPSNPDDIEAPTRWGVTFTVDTVAPAAVSMDCPASPTEDTTPTVGGGGVEAGASVRVYQDGEYVADAAISGSTWSYTFDTEFKSGNYNFTATQVDEAGNESEHSAPPCAVRVSTSVETQGSKVVAPIQNGPSGNTLPGAGNWDITATSASGEYVLNGSDPVKLERDVIYTIGERLHSDENTSSNAAFYVQKGTPTCTDADGVTLPNEIFDPQASELKISLTDDVKEPIRCSIVNQAAITALVTKQVGGQTLEPTSDWTLSAEASNSEFNFELGAGANVLETLPGGYSLSATAPDGTTVLAIQKLNLEDNDCLAASAVPTTVPEECWEDLGGKDAVDTVVQGQPNIFRTVAVSAEARPTLPLTGGLGSWIFTALGLGALSLALIGFEARRRRLAMH, encoded by the coding sequence ATGAAGCTTTCGGCTCGAATTTTCGGTCGCAAACGCAAACATGGCGTCGCCGCACGCGGGCGCATGTTTGGGGCGGCAGCAATCGTAGCGACGATGCTGGGAGGCTCGATTGGCGCAGCCACTACAGTAGGGCCGCAGAATGTAACTGCGGCGCACGCGGCGACTGCCGAGGCAGCACCTGAAGTTTTCAAGTTCATTGCGTTCAATGACAAGATCGACACGGCTGTTGATGAATTTCGAACCTCGTTCGTGTTGAAAGTGCCACGAGGGTATGTGAATCCAACCACGGGACAGCTCACTGCTGTTGACGGCGACTATTTGCGCCTGGGTTACGACTTCGCCGGCAAGCACGGCAACCCAGTAAATCTGTACTACCTCAATACCATGGACGGTGGTGCTGGCGCAGATCGCTGGTCACGCAACCAGGACCAGTACTTCACAATTCACAAAGTGATCTCGAGCGGCAAGAATGACTTCCTTGTCATCTCTGCTGTTGGCGATATGAATCTCATCGATTCCGTGCCGAACATTGTCGATCCGGGTCAGATGAACTGGTACTTATCCTATTCTGCCGATACGAATAATTGGTTCAGCTCTGCCCTCACCAAGTTTCCAGTAGATTACTGGAACTACGGAGGCTTCATCCAAGGTGTGAACGCCACACAGGGTCCGGTTGTGCAGGTTCAGTACGACGATCGGCACTCATTGTGGTCACAACGTCAGGCCAACTGGGCAGCAGTGCTCGACTTCGGACTCAACGGTTTCAGCCCTGGCGTTCTTCCTGCAAACTCTATTGGCGTTGAACTCGTCAACAACGCCTTTAATTCGGTAGACAGTGGACCCGAAAATTCGGTGAGTGATTCATTTTGGTTTGCTTGGGTTCACGAAGATGGCAGCCTGGTTACGGCGATCAACACCGCCCCGATACATGTGTCCGGAGTTACTCCGAGTCGCGGCCCATACACCGCGAGCAACAGCAATGTCGTGAAGAATGTTGTTCCCGCAACGCCTGGGGCGCCCACGCTAGCGTATACCGAGGAAGCAGCCGCGCAGGGTCTGACTGAAAGAGTTGGCACGGATGGTTCCGTTGACTTTACGGACGCCGGAGGAACCGGTTATTACCGCCTCATCGTATGGCCTGAGGCACATAGCCCCCTGAACATTACAAATGCTGAAGCAGAGTCAAAAGCACCGGCGGCGCAGTACACTGCTGGCGATCTTTTCGCACCCGACGGAGAAATGGTTGAAGCTGCCCGTGCATTAGGTTGGACCGCGGGTACAGCCGTATACAAGTATGAAATTCATGCGCCAGACGCGCCAGTAATCGAAGTGCCGGCCGTCGGTTCCTCCACAAATAACAACGGCAGCATCGTTTTGAGTGGCACCGGCTCACCGGGACATTCGATAACTCTAAAGTTTGGGGCAGCATCCACGATCACGGACGTGCACAGTAGCTCTCTTAATGTCATCGCCGATGGCGATCACGATTGCGAATCTGCAACTTGTGAAGTGATGGTCGACGAGTCTGGTCGATGGACCTATACCTTTGTGCCAGAGACTCCACTTATTGATGGGCCCTACTCCGTGGTAGCACTGCAAACTGAACATGCGTCAGGGTTCAGTATTACGAGTGACCCGTCAAACCCTGACGATATCGAGGCTCCCACACGCTGGGGTGTGACATTCACCGTAGATACGGTTGCGCCAGCGGCAGTTTCGATGGATTGTCCGGCATCGCCAACTGAGGACACAACTCCCACCGTTGGTGGCGGAGGTGTTGAAGCTGGAGCTTCGGTACGCGTGTATCAAGACGGTGAATATGTAGCCGACGCAGCAATCTCTGGAAGTACCTGGAGCTACACCTTCGACACTGAGTTCAAGAGCGGAAACTACAATTTCACTGCTACCCAGGTCGACGAAGCAGGAAACGAATCGGAACACTCGGCACCACCGTGTGCGGTTCGAGTATCCACGAGCGTTGAGACTCAGGGGTCCAAGGTCGTCGCGCCTATACAAAACGGGCCGTCTGGAAACACCCTACCGGGGGCGGGTAACTGGGACATCACTGCCACGAGCGCTAGCGGCGAGTACGTGTTGAACGGTAGCGATCCAGTCAAGCTTGAACGAGACGTGATCTACACGATTGGCGAGCGTCTGCATTCAGATGAAAACACTTCCAGCAATGCCGCCTTTTACGTGCAGAAGGGCACCCCTACATGTACCGATGCCGATGGGGTAACACTGCCGAATGAGATATTTGATCCACAGGCCAGTGAACTCAAGATCAGCCTCACGGACGACGTGAAGGAACCGATCCGCTGCTCGATTGTTAACCAAGCGGCAATCACGGCCTTGGTGACGAAGCAGGTTGGGGGCCAAACTCTTGAGCCTACGAGTGATTGGACCCTCTCCGCCGAGGCCTCAAACTCAGAGTTCAACTTTGAACTTGGAGCGGGTGCAAACGTACTTGAGACTCTGCCGGGCGGATACTCGCTCAGCGCGACCGCTCCCGATGGGACGACAGTACTCGCGATTCAGAAGCTCAATCTTGAGGACAACGATTGTCTGGCTGCGTCTGCCGTACCAACGACTGTGCCCGAAGAATGCTGGGAAGATCTCGGCGGTAAGGACGCGGTAGACACTGTCGTTCAAGGCCAACCAAACATCTTCCGCACGGTCGCAGTATCTGCCGAGGCCAGGCCGACACTTCCGCTGACTGGTGGTCTTGGAAGTTGGATCTTTACTGCGCTTGGACTGGGGGCACTTTCACTCGCACTCATCGGCTTTGAAGCTCGACGCCGACGCCTGGCCATGCACTAG
- a CDS encoding NADP-dependent oxidoreductase codes for MNSGSTMRAIGQQELGGAEVLEIFMAERPKPRANEVLIRVHAASLNPTDWKHRATGGFLGSPPFVLGWDLSGTVEDVGVGVARFAPGDEVFGMLTYPFGHGAHAEYVSAPARFFAHKPTEVDHAQAGALPLASLTAWQALVEYADVQPGQRVLIHAAAGGVGHLAVQIAKARGAYVIGTASEPKHEFLRSIGADETIDYRSTDFADVLSDIDVVLDTLGDDISMGSLRVLRPGGIVVSIRPTGPQEFYDEADQLGVRALRMLVDSSEHNMREIAELVSTGKLRATIAQSFPFTEAAEAHRLGETNRTVGKIVLTMD; via the coding sequence ATGAACTCCGGATCCACAATGCGAGCAATTGGTCAGCAAGAACTTGGCGGAGCCGAGGTACTTGAAATATTCATGGCCGAACGACCCAAGCCTCGAGCGAACGAGGTTCTCATTCGAGTGCACGCAGCGAGCTTGAACCCAACGGACTGGAAGCACCGCGCGACGGGAGGATTTCTCGGATCACCTCCGTTCGTCCTCGGTTGGGACCTCTCGGGGACAGTGGAGGACGTAGGAGTTGGCGTCGCGAGGTTTGCGCCGGGCGACGAGGTGTTCGGAATGCTGACCTACCCGTTTGGCCATGGTGCGCATGCGGAATACGTGAGTGCTCCTGCAAGATTTTTCGCGCACAAACCAACCGAAGTGGATCATGCGCAAGCGGGGGCGCTCCCACTCGCATCTCTGACTGCCTGGCAGGCTCTTGTCGAGTACGCAGACGTACAGCCTGGCCAGCGTGTGCTCATTCACGCGGCAGCGGGTGGAGTAGGCCATCTCGCAGTACAGATCGCGAAGGCACGCGGAGCATATGTCATTGGAACCGCCAGCGAACCAAAGCACGAGTTCCTCAGAAGCATCGGGGCGGACGAGACGATCGATTATCGATCCACCGACTTTGCAGATGTACTTAGCGACATCGATGTCGTGCTCGATACGCTTGGCGACGACATCTCGATGGGGTCGTTGAGAGTATTGCGCCCTGGCGGAATTGTCGTGTCGATACGGCCCACTGGGCCGCAAGAGTTTTACGACGAAGCGGATCAACTAGGAGTGAGAGCCTTACGGATGCTCGTCGACTCGTCGGAGCACAACATGCGAGAAATAGCCGAACTCGTTTCAACAGGGAAACTACGCGCGACTATTGCGCAAAGCTTTCCGTTCACGGAAGCCGCAGAAGCTCATCGGCTGGGTGAAACAAATCGCACGGTTGGGAAGATAGTACTAACGATGGATTGA